One region of Oncorhynchus keta strain PuntledgeMale-10-30-2019 chromosome 24, Oket_V2, whole genome shotgun sequence genomic DNA includes:
- the LOC127911310 gene encoding S-antigen protein-like, with translation MSDQSIDQGRDQNRDQNRDQSRDQISDQSIDQSIDQIRDQSIDQSRDQISDQSIDQSIDQISDQSIDQSRDQSRDQSSDQNRDQSRDQSSDQSIDQGRDQSIDQSSDQSIDQGRDQSRDQISDQSIDQIRDQSSDQNRDQSRDQISDQSIDQGRDQSCDQSIDQIRDQSSDQISDQSIDQSSYQNRDQSRDQSSDQSIDQGRDQSIDQSSDQSIDQGRDQSRDQISDQSIDQGRDQSCDQSSDQISDQGRDQSRDQSRDQSRDQSRDQSINQGRDQSIDQGRDQGRDQGINQGRDQSIDQGRDQGRDQGINQGRDQSIDQSINQGRDQSSDQISDQSIDQSSYQNRDQSRDQSSDQSIDQGRDQSIDQSSDQSIDQGRDQSRDQISDQSIDQGRDQSCDQSSDQISDQGRDQSRDQSRDQSRDQSRDQSINQGRDQSIDQGRDQGRDQGINQGRDQSIDQSINQGRDQSIDQSINQGRDQSIDQSINQGRDQSIDQGRDQGRDQGINQGRDQSIDQGRDQGRDQGINQGRDQSIDQSINHGRDQSINQGRDQGRDQVCSEPVV, from the coding sequence ATGAGTGACCAGAGTATTGACCAGGGTAGAGACCAGAATAGAGACCAGAATAGAGACCAGAGTAGAGACCAGATTAGTGACCAGAGTATTGACCAGAGTATTGACCAGATTAGAGACCAGAGTATTGACCAGAGTAGAGACCAGATTAGTGACCAGAGTATTGACCAGAGTATTGACCAGATTAGTGACCAGAGTATTGACCAGAGTAGAGACCAGAGTAGAGACCAGAGTAGTGACCAGAATAGAGACCAGAGTAGAGACCAGAGTAGTGACCAGAGTATTGACCAGGGTAGAGACCAGAGTATTGACCAGAGTAGTGACCAGAGTATTGACCAGGGTAGAGACCAGAGTAGAGACCAGATTAGTGACCAGAGTATTGACCAGATTAGAGACCAGAGTAGTGACCAGAATAGAGACCAGAGTAGAGACCAGATTAGTGACCAGAGTATTGACCAGGGTAGAGACCAGAGTTGTGACCAGAGTATTGACCAGATTAGAGACCAGAGTAGTGACCAGATTAGTGATCAGAGTATTGACCAGAGTAGTTACCAGAATAGAGACCAGAGTAGAGACCAGAGTAGTGACCAGAGTATTGACCAGGGTAGAGACCAGAGTATTGACCAGAGTAGTGACCAGAGTATTGACCAGGGTAGAGACCAGAGTAGAGACCAGATTAGTGACCAGAGTATTGACCAGGGTAGAGACCAGAGTTGTGACCAGAGTAGTGACCAGATTAGTGACCAGGGTAGAGACCAGAGTAGAGACCAGAGTAGAGACCAGAGTAGAGACCAGAGTAGAGACCAGAGTATTAACCAGGGTAGAGACCAGAGTATTGACCAGggtagagaccagggtagagaccagGGTATTAACCAGGGTAGAGACCAGAGTATTGACCAGggtagagaccagggtagagaccagGGTATTAACCAGGGTAGAGACCAGAGTATTGACCAGAGTATTAACCAGGGTAGAGACCAGAGTAGTGACCAGATTAGTGATCAGAGTATTGACCAGAGTAGTTACCAGAATAGAGACCAGAGTAGAGACCAGAGTAGTGACCAGAGTATTGACCAGGGTAGAGACCAGAGTATTGACCAGAGTAGTGACCAGAGTATTGACCAGGGTAGAGACCAGAGTAGAGACCAGATTAGTGACCAGAGTATTGACCAGGGTAGAGACCAGAGTTGTGACCAGAGTAGTGACCAGATTAGTGACCAGGGTAGAGACCAGAGTAGAGACCAGAGTAGAGACCAGAGTAGAGACCAGAGTAGAGACCAGAGTATTAACCAGGGTAGAGACCAGAGTATTGACCAGggtagagaccagggtagagaccagGGTATTAACCAGGGTAGAGACCAGAGTATTGACCAGAGTATTAACCAGGGTAGAGACCAGAGTATTGACCAGAGTATTAACCAGGGTAGAGACCAGAGTATTGACCAGAGTATTAACCAGGGTAGAGACCAGAGTATTGACCAGggtagagaccagggtagagaccagGGTATTAACCAGGGTAGAGACCAGAGTATTGACCAGggtagagaccagggtagagaccagGGTATTAACCAGGGTAGAGACCAGAGTATTGACCAGAGTATTAACCATGGTAGAGACCAGAGTATTAACCAGggtagagaccagggtagagaccagg